A region from the Variovorax sp. V93 genome encodes:
- a CDS encoding VanZ family protein: METQHKSAALPLALAYAALIVYASLYPFADWRDQGIAPWAYLSASWPKYWTGFDFAINVGGYVPFGFLCALAVLRTRRDASVWRAVLRATLAGAAVAFAMETLQSYLPARIPSNVDLGLNSSGALLGALLAAGLERLGAVAHWSRARSQWFVDDSRGALVLLALWPLALLFPAAVTFGLGQVFERLEVAVSEWLLDTPFIDWMPLRQFELEPLVPAVELLCVMLGALVPCLLAFMVTRTVARRAVLLPLTLLAGIGASALSAALSYGPEHAWAWLGLPVQVGIATALVAGVLLLGAPRRLCAALLLVALVIQLSLLNQAPESAYFAQTLATWEQGRFIRFHGLAQWLGWLWPFAVLAYVVAALSRRGRPAG, encoded by the coding sequence GTGGAGACACAGCACAAGTCCGCCGCGCTGCCCCTGGCGCTGGCCTACGCCGCGCTGATCGTCTATGCCAGCCTGTACCCGTTCGCCGACTGGCGCGACCAGGGCATCGCCCCCTGGGCCTACCTGTCGGCGTCGTGGCCCAAGTACTGGACGGGCTTCGATTTCGCGATCAACGTGGGCGGCTACGTTCCCTTCGGCTTCCTGTGTGCGCTGGCGGTGCTGCGAACGCGGCGCGACGCCAGCGTCTGGCGCGCGGTGCTGCGCGCCACGCTGGCCGGCGCGGCCGTGGCCTTTGCCATGGAAACGCTGCAGAGCTATCTGCCCGCGCGCATTCCCTCCAATGTCGACCTGGGCCTGAACAGCTCCGGCGCGCTGCTGGGGGCCCTGCTCGCGGCGGGGCTCGAACGGCTCGGCGCGGTGGCGCACTGGAGCCGCGCGCGCTCGCAGTGGTTCGTCGACGACTCGCGCGGCGCGCTGGTGCTGCTCGCGCTGTGGCCGTTGGCGCTGCTGTTCCCGGCCGCCGTCACCTTCGGGCTCGGCCAGGTGTTCGAGCGCCTCGAGGTCGCGGTCTCGGAGTGGCTGCTCGACACGCCTTTCATCGACTGGATGCCGCTGCGCCAGTTCGAGCTGGAGCCGCTGGTGCCGGCCGTCGAGCTGCTGTGCGTGATGCTCGGCGCCCTGGTGCCGTGCCTGCTGGCTTTCATGGTGACGCGCACGGTCGCCCGGCGTGCCGTGCTGCTGCCGCTCACGCTGCTGGCGGGCATCGGCGCCTCGGCGCTGTCGGCGGCGCTGAGCTACGGCCCCGAGCACGCATGGGCCTGGCTGGGCCTGCCGGTGCAGGTCGGCATCGCGACGGCACTCGTTGCCGGCGTGCTGTTGCTGGGAGCGCCGCGCCGGCTGTGCGCGGCCTTGCTGCTGGTGGCGCTGGTGATCCAGCTGAGCCTGCTGAACCAGGCGCCCGAGAGCGCCTATTTCGCGCAGACCCTCGCCACCTGGGAGCAGGGGCGCTTCATCCGCTTCCACGGCCTGGCGCAGTGGCTCGGGTGGCTGTGGCCGTTCGCGGTCCTTGCCTATGTGGTGGCGGCGCTGTCGCGGCGGGGGCGGCCGGCAGGCTGA
- the hemB gene encoding porphobilinogen synthase, producing the protein MYPAGRPRRLRRDTFTRNLVREHALTAHDLIYPVFVQEGEKKRDAVASMPGVDRLSLDLLLPVAEQCVEAGIPVMALFPVIDASLKTPAGDEAFNPDGLIPRVVAALKSRFPELGVMTDVALDPYTSHGQDGLLDDTGYILNDATVEVLVKQALTQSQAGVDIVAPSDMMDGRIGAIRTALEARGDIHTRIMAYSAKYASAFYGPFRDAVGSAATLGKSNKKVYQMDPGNSDEALREVGLDIAEGADMVMVKPGMPYLDIVRRVKDEFRVPTFAYQVSGEYAMLKAAAQNGWLDHDAVVLESLLAFKRAGADGVLTYFALDAARLLQKQ; encoded by the coding sequence ATGTATCCCGCCGGCCGCCCGCGCCGCCTGCGCCGCGACACCTTCACCCGCAACCTGGTCAGGGAGCATGCGCTGACGGCGCACGATCTCATCTATCCGGTGTTCGTGCAGGAAGGCGAGAAAAAACGCGACGCGGTGGCGTCGATGCCCGGCGTGGATCGCCTGAGCCTCGACCTGCTGCTGCCGGTGGCAGAGCAGTGCGTGGAGGCCGGCATTCCGGTGATGGCGCTTTTTCCGGTGATCGACGCCAGCCTCAAGACGCCCGCGGGCGACGAGGCCTTCAATCCCGACGGGCTGATCCCGCGCGTGGTCGCGGCACTCAAGTCGCGCTTTCCGGAACTCGGCGTGATGACCGACGTGGCGCTCGACCCCTACACCAGCCACGGGCAGGACGGCCTGCTCGACGACACCGGCTACATCCTCAACGACGCCACCGTGGAAGTGCTGGTGAAGCAGGCGCTCACACAGTCGCAAGCCGGCGTCGACATCGTGGCGCCGAGTGACATGATGGACGGCCGCATCGGCGCGATCCGCACCGCGCTGGAGGCCCGCGGCGACATCCATACCCGCATCATGGCCTACAGCGCCAAGTACGCGAGCGCCTTCTACGGCCCGTTCCGCGACGCCGTGGGCTCGGCCGCGACACTCGGCAAGAGCAACAAGAAGGTCTACCAGATGGACCCGGGCAACAGCGACGAGGCGCTGCGCGAGGTCGGCCTCGACATTGCCGAGGGCGCCGACATGGTGATGGTCAAGCCCGGCATGCCGTACCTCGACATCGTGCGCCGCGTGAAGGACGAATTCCGCGTGCCGACCTTCGCCTACCAGGTGAGCGGCGAATACGCGATGCTCAAGGCCGCAGCCCAGAACGGCTGGCTCGACCACGACGCGGTGGTGCTCGAGAGCCTGCTCGCCTTCAAGCGCGCCGGCGCTGACGGCGTGCTCACCTACTTTGCGCTCGACGCCGCGCGGCTGCTGCAAAAACAATAG
- a CDS encoding ferredoxin encodes MPSSSSAAPRGYYGRHIFFCLNERKNGEDCCALHNAQAGFDRCKAKVKEAGLAGPGKVRVNKAGCLDRCAGGPVAVVYPEAVWYTFVDADDIDEIVDSHLKNGQVVERLLLPPDVGR; translated from the coding sequence ATGCCCAGTTCCTCTTCCGCCGCGCCGCGCGGCTACTACGGCCGCCACATCTTCTTCTGCCTGAACGAGCGCAAGAACGGGGAAGACTGCTGCGCCCTGCACAACGCCCAGGCAGGTTTCGACCGCTGCAAGGCGAAGGTCAAGGAGGCGGGACTGGCCGGTCCCGGCAAGGTGCGCGTCAACAAGGCAGGCTGCCTGGACCGCTGCGCCGGCGGCCCGGTGGCGGTGGTCTATCCCGAAGCGGTCTGGTACACCTTCGTCGATGCCGACGACATCGACGAGATCGTCGACTCGCACCTGAAGAACGGCCAGGTCGTCGAGCGCCTGCTGCTGCCTCCCGATGTCGGGCGCTGA
- a CDS encoding CopD family protein → MLWVKSLHIVFIASWFAGLFYLPRIFVNLAMVPPESVAERERLLLMARKLLRFTTFLAIPALGFGLWLWLGYGIGRGPGNGWLHAKLALVLAVIGYHHACGVLLRRFVAGGTQRNDRWYRWFNELPVLLLLGIVVLVVVKPF, encoded by the coding sequence ATGCTCTGGGTTAAATCTCTTCACATCGTCTTCATTGCCAGTTGGTTCGCGGGGTTGTTCTACCTCCCCCGGATCTTCGTCAACCTGGCGATGGTGCCGCCCGAGTCCGTGGCCGAACGCGAGCGCTTGCTTCTGATGGCACGCAAGCTGCTGCGCTTCACCACCTTCCTGGCCATTCCGGCGCTGGGTTTCGGCCTCTGGCTCTGGCTGGGCTATGGCATCGGGCGCGGCCCCGGCAACGGCTGGCTGCATGCCAAGCTGGCGCTGGTGCTGGCAGTGATCGGGTATCACCATGCCTGCGGCGTGCTGCTGCGCCGTTTCGTGGCCGGAGGTACCCAGCGCAACGACCGCTGGTACCGCTGGTTCAACGAACTGCCGGTGCTGCTGCTGCTCGGCATCGTGGTGCTGGTGGTCGTCAAGCCGTTCTGA
- a CDS encoding alpha/beta hydrolase, with product MNSQTEKIRLQGAAGVIEVQRDQPAEAARGIAVIAHPHPLFGGTMDNKVVQTLARAFVSCGWTAVRFNFRGVGASEGVHDEGRGECEDMLDVVSQLAPQGPLAIAGFSFGAFVASCAAEKLWAGRDLRQLVLVGTAASRFSVATLPAEAHERTLVVHGEADDTVPLAAVMDWARPQSLPVTVIPGGGHFFHGQLPLLKSLVVRHLRAGAP from the coding sequence ATGAATTCCCAGACCGAGAAGATCCGCCTCCAGGGCGCCGCCGGCGTCATCGAGGTGCAGCGCGACCAGCCGGCCGAGGCTGCGCGCGGCATCGCCGTGATCGCCCATCCGCATCCGCTGTTCGGCGGCACCATGGACAACAAGGTGGTGCAGACCCTGGCGCGCGCATTCGTCTCCTGCGGCTGGACCGCGGTGCGTTTCAACTTCCGCGGCGTGGGTGCGAGCGAAGGCGTGCACGACGAGGGGCGCGGCGAGTGCGAAGACATGCTGGACGTCGTCTCCCAGCTCGCGCCCCAAGGCCCGCTGGCGATTGCCGGCTTCTCGTTCGGCGCCTTCGTGGCAAGCTGCGCGGCCGAAAAGCTCTGGGCCGGCCGCGACCTGCGGCAGCTCGTGCTCGTTGGAACGGCGGCTTCGCGCTTTTCCGTCGCCACGCTGCCGGCCGAGGCGCACGAGCGCACGCTGGTGGTCCACGGCGAGGCCGACGACACGGTGCCGCTGGCGGCGGTCATGGACTGGGCGCGGCCGCAGTCACTGCCTGTCACGGTTATTCCGGGGGGCGGCCATTTCTTTCACGGACAATTGCCCCTCCTCAAAAGCCTGGTTGTCCGCCATCTGCGCGCGGGCGCCCCATGA